The Lolium rigidum isolate FL_2022 chromosome 1, APGP_CSIRO_Lrig_0.1, whole genome shotgun sequence region TTATCTAgcgtggctagggtttggtgtttcGTAGGGTGTGTGTAATGTCTTGCATAGATCCGCTCGAGAGGCCCCTCCTGGACTTCATAAAGGAGGCATGTCTCGAGTACTACATTATCCGAGTCGTGGACAGATTAAGAATTGATTTTTCCTTGATTGATACACCATGCTCCTGGGCTTCGAGTGCTTTATAGCAGCTATCTTCTCTTGGGcttcaaggatcatcatgtgaaTTTCTCTTGGATCACACTATGTATGTTAGTATGAGGTATCCAATAAAGTATGCCTACATCACTCCCCTCTTCACCATCTCTTTGGCCAGCGATTGTTCTTGTTTTTGAGAATTCAacactttattgatcaaataatgTCAATATAAAGTTTGTTGTGGATAAACTCCGGGAACAAATCACGGAAGAAAACACCACCAAAGCTTTCACCTCTACGAGCTAAACAATGTGCTGCATTATTATGACAACGACTAACATGACGAAAAGTCACCAAAGACAAGGGCGCATCTAGGGTCTTGATGTCCTCAACCATCACTCCAGCTAGCGATCGATCATGGATTGGAGAAAGAATCCGTTGGATGATCGAGAGGCAATCCGACACCAAGATGAATATGTCCGAACCTTCTTCCTTTACGAGGGAAAATGCACTTCTAATAGCGAGTGCTTCAACAATTTCCAAGCACCGTGACCTCATCAAGTAATTTGCTGCATGCGGTGAGAAATTTACCATTGTGGTCCCCGATCACGACGCGTgcccctatccgggaagaagaagagaacaaaGCTGCATCAACGTTAATGACAGCCGGCGGCGGAGACCAATATGTTGTTGAAGAAGAGGTCTCACGTCTATGGTCGGTAGGAGTCTTGAATAGATGCAACAAGAtcaacttgatatacacttttatTTGTTCCACAAGGCTGCTTGGGTGCTTTCTTCTCTCCGCATTACGAATGCCATTGTGCACCTCCCATATGTGCCACACCATAATAGCCAAAGTGACCGCTTCTTGGACATTTGATCTAGTCAGAAAGTTCAAAACCTAGGATTTTGGAGTTGAGAAGTGCTTGCTGAGAAGATGAACATGATACACTGTTGTAATTGCTCGCCAAACTTCAACCGCATAAGGGCAAAACACAATCGTTTGTATGGCACTCTCCTCTCTATTGCAAAACAAGCATGCATCGTACGCTGAGATGTTGCATCGTCGAAGTTGAGATTCACTAGAAAGAGAGTCATGTCCCAAACGCCAAAGAGTAATCTTCATTTTCCCCGGGGCTTTGATACTCCATAACCTCTTCCAAAGAGTCTCCTCAACAGTGGAGTCTATAGACAAACCACGTTTACTCAAGCTTTGCCGTGACACAAACTCCTCAGATCTCATCAAATTATATGCTGattttctttttgagggaaagccTTCCTGGCAGATTATATTAATTTGGGTAATAGGGATACATCATTCGAAATGACATCAACTAAAAAATCAGGTCCAGCCGCTCTACTAGCTAACCTATCTGCCGCCATATTCGCCTCCATAGGGCAATGCTCGAAGATCACATCCACAAACTCCCGGCAAAATAAAGTGCAATCTCCAAAGATAGCTGCAGCTGGTCCATATGTGTTGCCGCCACTTTTCATAACTTCAATGACTTCTGAGCAGTCTGAGTGCACTATCAGCCTATTACATCCCATTACGCCCTGCAACAAAATTATAGGCTGATTTGATCGTGTACACACCGAGCTTGGCGATTGTTCATCTTGACACAGAGTTTTGAGTCGGTAAAATCCTCTTGATCGAAATAGGTGCGAGACCTCGATCCAGCCCGTGCATCCTCGCCACGTTAGACGTTTATGTGGGCCCTTCTCGGCAGCCACAAAATGTAGGTTATAAAATGGAAATAAAAGTAGACATCGGCAGGATAATTGAGTGCATTCCTATTAGTAAGGCTGTCAAGGGTTAATTTGTCACATAAAATCGATTTCTTGGCAAATAAGCATTTTGTCCGAGCCATTCTTGCCCAGCAAGTAGTAACCCACTACAGTTTTCTTGGCCTTTCAGATGGCTTCATTAGCCACCGCCGAGTTGTGAAGAAGCGATCTGATCAACGGCAAGGTCGGTGATGAGCCTGGGCTACCTGAGCAGGGTGTGCGTCAGGGTGGTGCAGGCCGCCGTGCGGGCAGAACAGCCGGCGTCGACCAAGCCGCCGACTATTCCTAGGCCGTCGCTGGCGGCGCCCGCTCCTCACCGTCGGGCGTGGTTCTCAGGAGGCACGGCTGAGATGCAGGCGACGGCGAAGACAGCGGCGGCAGAGAAGATGAGGAGAGCGGAGAAGGACGAGAGCGTGATGCATCTCATCTGCTGGGGACCAGATTAGAGGTTTAGTCTCATGTTGATGCTGTCCTTTGATTGTGATTTTGAGTGCAGAAATGTAGATGAAAAATCGTCTTCCTATCTCAGTTCGTGGAAGTATCACTAGTTCTTAGCAGCATATGTTATCCTAGATACTCATTTAGAGTCTCTTTGGTTCACATGATATCTGAAATGCAGGAATAGGGTAAATGTAGGAATAATTAGAAATAGGGAAAACATGGAATAATATATGTCATGATATGTTGAATCATGTATCGATTTataattgagaacaagcaagcgCGTGTATGGTTGGCCTATCTCAGAGCGCTCCACGATAGATACAATCGCGCGCCGGGATTAAGCGCTAGCTTCCTCTTGTGATTTCATTTGTCCACGTGTTGAGCCGTAATAGGCCACCGACAGATGGAGGCTTATCAGTTAACACCGCCCCCGCATAGCTCTCACGCGACCTCTCCTTCATCCTCAGGCGCCGCTCCcaccatctccccccccccctcccgatGGCATTCCACCGCCGCTCCATCGCCTCCCTGGCGCAGCGGCCGCTCCATCATCTCTCCTCAGGGCAATCTCTTCCTATCTATCACTTCTCCACCGATTCCCACCCCAGCAGCCCGCAACCTCTATCCAGGCCTCACAAGATCTTGTCAACCCCCAACTAGGTTGGGCAGAGGCCTCCAGCCGAGTCGGAGGAGAACACTACCACTGAGGGATCAAACCCTAGAACCGCAGGCGGCTGTGCGGAGGATTGAGGTCGACGATGGTGGTCGCAGCAGGTCATCAGCTCAGCTCGCCCTCTTCTCTCTCCCACTGCCCCCATCACCATCACCCTCTCCTTCATGCGTTCTTGCTCGTCTTTAGGCATGTGTGCGAAGGCTCGCCATGGACAATCAAGACGGCGGAGTGAGGCGCAGCCGCGCAGGTAAGGAACACGATGAATCTGATGTTATATATGTGTGGGAGAAAACGCGTTGATCCCTAATCTTATTCCCTTAGTTTCGCATTTGCTGTCCTACAACCCTGCTCCTTGTCGTCTGCACTGCGTAAACAAATGCTTTGATGAGGTGAGCCCACAATCCTTGGATGTGACTGCCAACACAGAACCGTACATGCCTCTCTTCCTTCTTTACTtccctctgttcttgctcaaATTGCATCCAGGTTTATTGAGTAGATGTGTGTTCTAACAAATTTTTAATTATTGATTGACTTTGCAGGATGCTTAATTGGTCTGACAATCGTATATTGCAAAATGTACAACTAGAGGAACATCTAGCAGCAAGTACTTAAGGTTGTATGTCTCCTAGGTGAGCTCAGTTTCCCCAAGTTCCTGTGATTCATTTTTCTAGGTGTCAGTAGTTAAGTGTTATTTTTTGTCTAGCCCAAGTTTATTTTGGTCTAGGTTAATTTATTGCTGTATTTTTTGGTTCCCTTCCTAATTTCCCAGGTTGAATCATTCACTATGAGTTTTAAGAATGGTTGATCAAATGGAGATGTTCAGCTCTAAGTAAAGCAGACCTTATGATGGAGAAGATATGTAGGCAAAATTGCTGGCACGATATTGGGCATAGCTGATGCAGCATAGGTTATTTTCTGTTCAAACCATATGTACTTGCATCTTGGATGGATAcacatttttttttgaacttttttgaaCCAGGAATTTTTTTTTCAGTACTGAAATTCCTTCGCTGATGCATTTAAAAAATGGACATTGTTGCAATGTTATGTGCTGGTGGTCCCTGGTCCTTTTACAACCTTGAGAAAGGCTGAGTAATGAGACATAAGAAATTTATAGCCTCTTTATTTCTTCTCAGGGTATGCTTCGCTAATTTTTTTCATGGATTTTATGTTTGCAACCTGAATGTTAGAATTTGGAAAATTAGCATGGGTCATGAGATTGGAAAATGGATTTTTTTCCTATACAATTGTGTTCCAAACAATGTAGATACAGAGttataaaaaatattttaaatactaTATATCAGTATTTTCATTTCATCTATATATAAGCATACTCTTTTAAATGTTGTCATTTATATATTCTTTCTATCATTTTCGTCTATTTCATTGAATTATTATCACCTATATTTGTTTATTTCTATGGTGGTTGAATGATAGAAGGTTTGTCTGTAGGTTGATGAAAGTTGCATTAAACATGATGGACATCGCCCACAATGACATTGCATGTGTGATGAACTTGCCATCTCATAAGTGGGACAAGACCAGATAGTTTGTTGGCGAGATCAGCGATGTGATTCAGGCAAATTAAGGGTGCAATGAACCATCTGGAAATGTTCAGTTCTCAAGTGTACTCACAAGTAAGTAGTTACACTGACATAAGATTTTGTTTCAGATTCTGTATGACAACGGCGCAAGGAAGTTCTGGATACACGTCGCAGGTGCCCCTTGGCTGCCTGTGGGTGTTCGTGATGTGGGAGCAGGGTGAACTCCACACATAGGTCTACATTGTGAACCACAACCGAGTTGACATGGGCCTTAAAAAGAAGCTGAGTGACCTCTGCGACGAGGTGCGGTTGCGCTCGAAGAATGCCATCAAGTATGGCTTATTTGACAACCACACCAAATACGGTATGTACACCTATAATATTAGAGCACCTTTAAGATTCAACTTTCAGACCTCAAGATACCTCTGTCACAAAAAAGGGAATTCAAATAGCTCAGCTTAATATTGGTTCCATTTTGCACAGGGTAAAGCAGTCAGGAGACTGTCGATGAGCTCAACACAAGGAGTGGACGAGCTGAAGAATGAGCCTCGGTTTCCAAGCTTAAGCAGAAGAACGTTGTTAGGCTTCTTGGTGTCTGCTTGGAGTACCAGAAGCGGCTTCTCGTCTACGAGTACGCCTCAAACCAGAGGCTTATTTCAGTTTGTATCTCCATCTTCTCTTCAGTGTTTCATGCTTTCTTAACTTATTTCAGTTTGTAGATACAATAGTATATATTTTCTTGTACAGATTTCATGTAATCGATATAGGGTAGACATGGCTAATTAACTCAATTTCATTTGATTCGCAGCTTTATAAACATCTAACTTGTAAATATTACCACTTATGCCAGATTTATTCCAGTTAATGCAGGACTCTAATCAATGGTTAGGATTAATTATCTATGAGTTAAATTGTGTTGTTAATTTAGATTGGCCAGCTAATGTGTGCATCCTACACTGAGTAGCTCGGCCTGGGCAGAACCAGTCGTGATCTAGAACTGATGTCCTCCACCCTATTTAGTTAGTTGATTGGTCAATGCATGCATCCAGCCTAAAACTAAAAGAGAAGCAAAGTTTCATCTCTGGAGTCCGTAAATAAGGTCATAAGTTGAATTGCGATGGATCCAGAGCAAAGTTTCCTACTTGGGTAATATATGACCAATCCTGCTTTCACATGTTGCATTGTGTTGTCCAACAGTTTATTTTTTTAGGCTACACTGAAGTTGCAAAAACTGTTAATTCGTCGACTTAAACTTTGGTTTAGCAAAAGTGGTTTTAGATAAAACATCTAATGCCCATGGATGTCATAATTATCTAGCAAATGATTGTCAATATACTGTTTCAGTTTTCGTATACAAACTGCTGAGTATAGTGTTATCCAAATGCCCACCATCATTCTTACCTATATTTGGAGCTATACAGTTTTTATCTGTTTCAGTGTCGTTTAAATTATAGCATCATGTTCTTCTGATGCTGCTATTATATTGATTCGTCTGCTTATGGATAGCTCCTGTAAGTGCAGATATGGTTGGTGACCTGGAACGTTGGCGTTCTTGGCCTGGTCACGCTGTCAGGCAACAGAGGAAGAGGGGCCTGAGAAATCAGAAATGGACAAACATGTACAACACATTTTTCAAGCTGAACTTGCCAACTTGCATGTGCTCTTACATAAGAGCAGATCGCAGTACTGATATCAATCTCCACGGCGTTACAGATCAGCCTGAAAGGTGAATATCTAGGCGTGGACTCAATCACCAGAAGCTTGTCCGTCAAGTGCAGCAGTGCCAGCGGCGCACGGCTGTTGAAATGGCACAATGCTCCTTTTCCACTGAACTTCACATCTATTAAATGTTTTTTGCTCATGTATCTCTGCAGGCCTACTTCGGCATGGAGGCAACGCTCTGGTGACCCTGTACATGGCAGTATGGGTAAGGGCCAGATCTTGGTGAACGGCCACAGCGCAGGGATATGTGTGAAGAGTTTGCAGGGAAGTGGAAAAGCGATGTCAGTTCATCATAATACATTAACTGGTTTTGTAAGTTGTTAAACCTGCAAATACAATGCTCAGACGTTGTGATTGGAGTGCACTTGGCCGGCGAGGAGGTGCTTGTTAGACCATTAGACATTCATGTACATGCTCGAACCTACTTCCAGGATGTTCGATTATCTATTTTTTAAGATGGCCGACTAGGATGTCCACAATCATGGCATGTTGCTATTTCATATTTCCTGATCTTTTATATATCTTAGATATGGTTGTGCTTCGGTGTTAGCTTTTGTAAGTAATGAACTATACTCTACTGAAGTTAAAAGAGTCAGTCTATCAGAAAGAGACACGGCCAGATTGGTGTTCGGATGTTATTTGGGCGTAGAAGACCAGcaaggaggcgccccatggggcgccccaaccactagtacaGTACATTGTCATCTGGTTGCGTTGCAGGAAGAGCATAATAACTTTTCTGAAGTATTGTGTATATGCCATAGTTTAATATAAACAAAGGAAATTTACATTAGGTTGCATGCAAAGTAGACCATAGAAAAACTTCCTATGAACTGAAATCATACTAACCAAACAGGATCTACAAGAAAAGTTCCTACGAAAGAGGTCCTTAAATTTCTTTGTTTCTATAGTGCACATAACTGGACAATTTAATTCGCAACTGTAAGCTCGATCTTCACTGGGTGTTTCTTGAGATATTAAACGGGATGCATCTACGAGTTACCACATATAATCAggcgatttttttaaaaaaggccTCAATTTTGAACAATCGATTTCAGATAATCAAAATGATTTACAGCATTAAACTAGTATACAGGAAGTAGAAATGTTGCAGCATATACTATGTAGAGTTAAAAGAACAACTACCACAGAAATATTTAAAAGATCCAGCAACGCTAACTTTTCAATTAATAGAATGTTGAAAATGTACAGGGTTAACAAGGAAATGGACTTATAGAAAACATAGTAAAATTCTATGTGGAATAACTTGTGTATTTCTATCCAGAATCTGCTCTATACATTCCATACTTAAtatcaaattttaaatttaacaAAATTAGCTGCTCCGCACCGGCATCGCTTACTTGAAGTATTGTAAACTGTTACAGTACGATATTTAAGATCAAAATGGATATGCAGCTCAGCTGAGATGAGCAATGTCGATCTCATCAGGGAGCTTGAACGTATCCGCGGCCCCAAACTTCCTCCTGCCATCCTCCCACTCATCCTCGTCCCCAACACCATCCTTGTCTTCATCGCCATGGTCGTGGTGGTGGCTATCATGACCGAGCGACGACAACGGGTCACTGAAGCTCTTCGACTTGCAGGGCTCATTCGCTAGCATGGTCACCTGACCTAGGCAGGAGATCTCCACAACGATAGTGTCGTCGTCCTTTGGGAGGGGCTGCTTCCATGGCTCCCCATCGACCCTCATGAATGTGTGGTCCGCCGCACCTTTGTGGAACTCGAAGCGGATCCTGTGGGCCTGGTTTTGCAGGATATCAGCATGAGATAAAATGAAAGAAGAAAAGAGTTCTGAAGCAGAAAATTACACAGCAAATTATTGCGTCGCAACAAGCAATCATGTCTCATTTTCAGTTCTGAGATGCCAAAACGATGGTAGGAGGAGCGGAAGAAGCACTCTATACCTGTGCAAGGCGATGGCCGTGTCCATTAGGAGCCAGCAAAACCAGCCCATGCCAAGCATCACGAAACCCaacaacctcaagaagaccatcaTCAACGTAAGGCGCTGTGAATTCCCTCTACAGATTGTCACAGGAAATATGTGAATCATATCAACACGCATCAATTGACAGGGCATGTCGTATGGAAACTCACATCTTCTGCTCTTCTCGTGCCAGGTGTGCCCCATGGATTGAAACCTCCGGAAAAACTAGGCAGATTGAGACAGACGATCGACCGAATGCTGCGAGAGGTAGAGTAGCACAGATAAGCAATCTACTACCCAAGAAGATTACTAATGTTGTCATGATATTGGTAGAACCCAAATAGAATTTATTTTTAGTAAGGTAACGGAACAGAAGGAACAAAGTAAGCAAAAAATTCCACATACTTGTATGATATCATACTCTAAGCCCGTAGGTTTAAATTACAATGtacaagaataaaataaagtGTGATCCACTGAAACTGAAAGGCATCAAAGTTTACCTGTGATGAATTTGTAGTTCTTCCCAGTGGCCACCAGCTCTTTTCATAACCTTCACCTTTGCAAATTGAGGAATATTCCTGGAACAAAGCATTCTAGCTTATCAATAAAAGATAAAAAAGGACCAAACTGTAAAAATAATTAGCAATATCCCTTTGTAACCTAAAACTGTCCAGAATAAGCTGATGCCTAAATCTAATTAAACTAAAAAGTTTGGTACTTGGTAGTGATCTAGAAATTGGAGTTAACAGAAATGGATAAATTAGTCTTGATGTGGTCTTGTAAAGTACATTCTCTCCCCTTCCAGTTTATTCGCAGAGATCACTTGGAGTTCCGTGGTCTATCTTTATAAAAAACTCGAGGAACATCTTCTGGTCCAGATCAGATACACTCTGTCTTCACAAATGAAAGTAAATGACACTATAGGGATTTCTCAATTGAGTTTCATGGGCGAAATGGTCCACCCAAAAGGCTCTTCTGATCATAAAGTGGGACCATACTCATACTTGAACACTCTTATTTACGTGTAGGCTCTCTCAGCACAAAGATCTCTTGGCTTTGATGCCATATTGAGTTGCATGCCATAAAGAGTCTAAGATGATGAGGAAAGGTCAGCATACTTCAACATGTCCAAAACATTCAAAATAACAGGTACATATGCGATTAAGAAGATTATATAAATGCACGATAAATGAACAAACTACCTCGAAGACGGATGACTTAGAGATGCACAAAACCATCCTTGTTTAAGTCCAAGCTTAGCATATGCACCCTGTATAGATGATTGCATTGACAATTCCCAAGACTAAGCATTCCTTGAATGACACTAGCTGATGATTTGTCTAATCAACTGAGGGAAAGGAAATTATCTCCTAAGAATTAAAAAGACACCTGATTGGTCATCTGGTTTTTGAATTTCTCTGGATTTCTCTTCCTTTCAGAATGAAATGCATAAGACACTTCTGCATCCATCCCTGCAACATGTAAATCATGATCAACACGTATGACTTACCATTTTTTGCATTAATATATGCTTGAGGGTTCACTGAAGAAACTTTGGAATTTAGTATCAGAAGTGATAATCAGATAGGGCACTAAACAGCTGGGCTGTTGATGGTACATATTCCTCTGTGGTTCATGTCAGAAATTAATTAGGCAGATAAACATAGAAATCATTACCCATACTGAAGTAATTCCAAAATCCTCCGCGGAATGTGTGGTAACCTTCCTGGAGGGAAGAAGGAAAAACAACCAGGAAACATTGAATTAGATTTAGTAACCAGATGTCTTACTTTGATGCACATATCTAACAATAAGAAATACTTGCATAAAGGCATGCGTACCACATCGTGTGAGTCACCACTTGACACACGGTGGAACGCATGTAGTGAATGAGGCAACTCTAAGGGAGCAATGGGTTCACATGGACCTTCCTTTGGAGCTCGCATCCTCAAAAGTAGATGCCAACTGAAACATTAATGTGACCATTAGATTGCACAATTATGCATGCATAAGATGCAGATTACAGACATAAACAAATGAAGTGGCGATTCTTAAGTTACTTAAGAAACAAGAAtcagctactccctccgatccataataagtgtcggggcTTTAGTTCAATTTAgtccaaatttgaactaaaaccccgacacttattatggatcggagggagtaccttaTATAGATTACAGCAACCTCGAAAAAAATAGATTACAgtccaaatttgaactaaaaccccgACACTTctaatggatcggagggagtagcttaTATAGATTACAGCAACCTCGAAAAAAATAGATTACAGAAGCATGAGAAGAAATGAAATGAACCTTGAAGCATACTACATTATTGTTGGAAATGTTGACAGTTAAGCAGTTTTTTAATCCTCCAGGCAAGAAAtacataaataaaataatatgacTTATAAACATTACATTTCAGGCGGTACCTATCAATTTTAATCTCTTTTGCGTGTTTCACAAGCCCAAGGAACGATTTTACAGCTTCTTGGTCTGTAGAAGGATTTTTCTTTCCCTGAAATGTAGAATTCAGAATGAGTTATAATGCTTCCCTACATACAGAAGCAAGTGTAGACAAGTTCCTCACGGGAAACAAGCTTGGGGTGAAAGAAAGAGCTAAGTCAGTCGGCGAATAGCATTAGCATCCAAGCGGCTAGAAACAAAGGGGATCAAAGAACTTTTACATCCACCGTACGTAACTTAGACgacagaaaacaataaaacacaaCAATGGTATCACGCTATGCACAGCACTAGCTCAGGCATCAGAAGAGTGTAGCCGAGTCACCTTCTTTCTGCCACCTTTCATCAGGGAGAATAGGTAAACATGGCTTTTATCTTTTCTGTTTGTCGTAAAACTTGAAGCACACAAAATCATGAATGGAATATGTTTTACATGCATAATGTGCACAATAAGTTGACCACCTACCCATCCAAATGAAAATGGAAGGTTGTTTCCAGTTCCCAGAGGTACGGTAGCAACTGGAGGGGGGTGGGAAAGCTTAAGATCGCTCACTACCCCAAGCAGCCAACtcgctgtaccatcgccgcctgcAACCTATCCAAATTTATTCAGTCAACACATGAAACAGCAGGCCTAGAAAGGCATCATCTTAGCATGATATATCTTGAAGATGTCATCACTCACAATTAATCTCATCGTCCTCCAAATTTGAACAGCGAGAATGTCCCCCTCAATCTTGAGCCTTTCAACGTTGACATACAAACGGCGCAAAACCTTATCCGGAGCCTCTTCTGACAGATCAATAACCTGAAGAACAACATAATGGCTCTGACAACAATTCCAGAACTCAAAATGCTACTAGGATCTTCAGAGAGCCAGACAAAGTACCTGGGCTTCATTGAGAAGCTCACGGTATGTGGTGATCAAGCTACTTCCAAGTTGGCCACCAGATTTCGAGTTGATGAACACTAATACAGGACATTGTGGAGCATGATCAACAAGCACCTGTTGGGCATCTGGTTTTAAAATGTAATCTGGAATACGGTACTCCTCCAAAGGCCCACACGGCTTAGAAGAAGAATCTCTAGGGGTGTCTATCTCCTCTTCCATTCTGCAAAACAGGTCTACACATTTAAATGGTTTAGTTCAACTCAGCAGACTACAATGTAAATATATAGTAGGATTTCTTGCATTTATCGTCAAGCAAATAACGAATCAAACAAATTCACCCAAAAGAATAGTAACGAATTTCAGGGTACATAGACCACAAGGGCGTGGAAAGGGGAATTGAGTTCAGTCCTAGGTAGGGCCTTAGATTAACCACAGTCATGAGATTTATGATTTATCTCCCCGAAGCAATATATTTCAAATATTTATTAAGAATTAGCAATCCAATATATTATTAATATAAGAAAACATGAGTCTAAGAGATCTAGAGCATTTTGACCTTCCATCTTTCTAATTGTAAAGCTAAAATGAAAAAATCGTAATTATCATGTAATGTAAGGTTAGAATTCTAACATGTAAGAATGCTGATATCTAGAGCAGACATTTTTTTTTCTGTAAATGCTGATACCTTTGTAGATAACAATCGATTCTCCAAAATGCAAGCCTAAGGATACTAAACTATTTCCAATTTGTTTTGTACCCTTTACAAATAAAAAATTAGCTTCCGTTCAATCATTTGATAAATCAATTAAATACAGCCTTAACCTGTGTATCAGAAAGACGCCAAAAAAAATGCCGCAACTTGTCGGTTCACCCGATTAAGCTGTGTAATCAAGATCAGAATTtacagaaagaaaaaaaaatcaagaacaGGATGCATCAATTCCCGCGGTGTCATCACAAAAGGGCTACTAAGATGAGATCATCATCCCCAACGTGCTCATGGTACAGGGAATCGAATCAAGAAATCTAGATAAGAGTAATTTTAGCGCGCGCGCGCCAGGCGTCGGGCTGTTTACCTGTGATCCCAAGGTTTGGCCTGTACGGGCTCCGCGCGTCCGAAAAAAGGAGTGTGCGGCTGATCCGAAGCTCCGATTTGGAGGGTATTAATGGGTGGAGGAAGAGGATGGTGGCGGGagcgagggagaggaggagggagagggaggaggaAAGAGAGGCGCTTCCATTCGCTGCCCGGTTCACCTGCTTCTCAATCGTCTGCATTGTTCACACAGAAAAAGTCAGCACTGAGTTTTTTTCTTAAATCCGTTATTTTATATCCATGGGCAAAAACTAGTTAGACTTTGTTTGACTTGGCGGTGGATTACCAAAATCTCGTTCGATGCTTTTGCATATTTTCATGTTTGTTTGACCCGCTTTTGTCTACTTTTGTGGCTAATTTTAGACAATGAATTATAAAATAACGACAATTTAGTAAGAAGTCGTTTGAAAGTCAggctttcatttcatttgtagcattttgaaatgtcaTTTTCATTAtaattccagaaatggacacttATTTGGTAGCCACGGGAATTGCAAATGATAGCAGAATTCAATATTaaatttgtaaatggcttccatagAGAAATATAAATGACAGGTCTCAGCTCGGAATCGTATTTACCCATGGCctcattttgctggatttattAAATGAAATGACGGTCCAATTCTATGACAACCAAACAACCCACCCATAAAATTCCAAAATAAACTCCAAAATTCCAGACCCAAATGATAGATAC contains the following coding sequences:
- the LOC124688586 gene encoding diacylglycerol kinase 1-like, translating into MEEEIDTPRDSSSKPCGPLEEYRIPDYILKPDAQQVLVDHAPQCPVLVFINSKSGGQLGSSLITTYRELLNEAQVIDLSEEAPDKVLRRLYVNVERLKIEGDILAVQIWRTMRLIVAGGDGTASWLLGVVSDLKLSHPPPVATVPLGTGNNLPFSFGWGKKNPSTDQEAVKSFLGLVKHAKEIKIDSWHLLLRMRAPKEGPCEPIAPLELPHSLHAFHRVSSGDSHDVEGYHTFRGGFWNYFSMGMDAEVSYAFHSERKRNPEKFKNQMTNQGAYAKLGLKQGWFCASLSHPSSRNIPQFAKVKVMKRAGGHWEELQIHHSIRSIVCLNLPSFSGGFNPWGTPGTRRAEDREFTAPYVDDGLLEVVGFRDAWHGLVLLAPNGHGHRLAQAHRIRFEFHKGAADHTFMRVDGEPWKQPLPKDDDTIVVEISCLGQVTMLANEPCKSKSFSDPLSSLGHDSHHHDHGDEDKDGVGDEDEWEDGRRKFGAADTFKLPDEIDIAHLS
- the LOC124688516 gene encoding uncharacterized protein LOC124688516, producing MPSSMAYLTTTPNTGKAVRRLSMSSTQGVDELKNEPRFPSLSRRTLLGFLVSAWSTRSGFSSTNMVGDLERWRSWPGHAVRQQRKRGLRNQKWTNMYNTFFKLNLPTCMCSYIRADRSTDINLHGVTDQPERPTSAWRQRSGDPVHGSMGKGQILVNGHSAGICVKSLQGSGKAMSVHHNTLTGFVSC